The stretch of DNA ATGATGATGAAACTGGAGGGGACGGGATTGTGACAGGGGcacaggaggaagggaagagtcTCCAGTTTCAGTGCCTCTTCCTGCACTGCTGGAGTCATGGGTGGGTTTGGAACCAGCCCAGAGTGAGCAGAGCTGGTATACCTGAGCTTAAATACAGCAGAGCTCTAAGCTGCTGCGGGTAGGGCAGGTCCTCCTTACAGTAATTTATCAGGTGCACTAAGGGAGGTTGAGCCTGACGTCGCCTGGGTATGCTTAGCCGTGGGTTGTAGCTGttcttctgctctgcagcactgccgggtggggggcgggcgggggctgGCTCCCGAGGCTGGAAAGGCTGAGTGTGTGTGTCTCACTGGCTCCGCTCTGTGTCTTGCAGGATGAAGTGAAGCTCCCGTCTAAACTGAGCATCAGCAAGTCTCTAAAGGAGGGTgaaaagctggagaaggaaggCGAGGGCGAGGAGGTGCCTGTGGGTGAGGACCATGGAGAGGAGGACCACGTCCAGCTCTCCTCGGATGAAGAGGTGGAGATTGAAGAGATTATCGAAGAGTCACGGGCAGAGCGCATCAAAAGGAGTGGCATGAAAAGAGTGGATGACTTTAAGAAGGCATTCTCaaaggagaagatggagaagaCTAAGCTAAAGACCAAGGAGAACCTGGAGAAGACCCGCCACAACTTGGAGAAGACCCGCCacaacctggagaagaggatGAACAAGCTGGGCACCAAGATTGTGACTAAcgaaaggagagagaagatgaAGACCTCTCGGGACAAGCTGAGGAAGTCTTTCACCCCTGACCACACCATCTATGCCAGGTCCAAGACAGCCGTCTACAAAGTGCCACCCTTCACTTTCCATGTCAAGAAAATAAGAGAGGGCGAGGTGGAAGTGAAAGCCACAGAGCTGGTGGAGGTTggtggagaggagggagaaaactCAGATCTGCTGCGTGGTGAGAGTCCCGAGATGCACACGCTGCTGGAGATCACGGAGGAGTCCGACGCGGTACTGGTGGACAAGAGTGACAGCGAGTAGGACAGGCTGCAGCACGGAAGGGTTGTGGACGACGGCTGAACACGTAATCACTCACATTTCGAGATCTCTCTCTGCCCTGGTGCCCCAGGGAAAGTGTACACAATGCATATTTACTACCCTGCAGAGCCGACGCCAATCCCCTGCCTGCTTGGACAAggtgtattttatattttagttttagCACACAGAAACGTTAGGAACATGGGACTGTTTTTCTTACACTGTTAAATCACCCTTGGAGACCATTCCTGCCGCAGGCTGCGTGAGAGCCTTCTAGCACCAGACCTGAAGATGGGCTTTGAGTGACGGGACCCAGCCCAGCTGGAGAGTGCTAAAACCAAGATAACGGCTGTACACCTGGAAAGCTCAAGTGTCCTCCATAAGCAAAGACCTGGTGTCAAGAAAGCTTCCTGCCAAGCAGCCCGCCAGCCCACaccaccccagctccctgtGCCAGGCTGCATGGCCATCCCTGCAGGCAGGAAGACTCCCAGCACCCAAGCTGGCCACCCCTTCGGGGGAGCAGAGGAACTGTGATGCACCCAGCGTGCGGGAGGGAAGAGCTGAGCAAGTCCTGCTGATGGGCAGAGTGTGGGCGAAGCTGAGCCTGCTGCATGGCACGCAGGCAGGtctgctcctctctgccctcCCGAGGACCGGATTACGTGGCAGTGCCTAGGATGGCTTCGCTGAAAAGCCGCCCCGCTGCCGGGACTGCCACGGGTGCCTGCGTGCACATCATACAGCTGGGGTCCAGTGTTCCTCCCCATTGCACTGGGGCTGTTGCTGCGACAGCCCCGGGGCTGTGGCAGGAGCAGTGCGGGCCCCACGCTCCCCTGCCCAGGTTACAGATCTGGCTGCCAGAGGCCCAGCAGCCGTGGGCAAGTCCTTGCCGGGGCAGGGAGCACCGTGGAGGTGGGGTGCTGGATCTGGTCCCTCCACACCTGCAGGGGTggtggcagcaggcagcaaggtACATGCTCGCTGCCAAGGGAGAGGGGATGTGCAGGCAGCTGTGCTGAAGCAGCCACCACTGGGTGCAGCTTGTTTCCAGAAGGATATGGGATGTGCTGATGCCATGTGAGGATCTTGACTGTCAGTGAGCAGCCTTGACACCAGTCCAGCACCGGACCTTGAGTATTTCTGAGCATCTGCTTCCTCCAGGGGTCCCAGCATGGCTCAGGCTCGTGCCCAGGTCCTGCGCTTTCCTCCCCCGTTTCCCGCTTTCTGCAGCTTCActccctgtcccctgcagcaaggcagcacTAGGATAGCACACCGCAGCTTGAGGGCTCTGCCCTGGCTCAGCCCGGGGCTGCCACGCTCCGGCTCTCATGTAGGCAGCCACCACTGCAGCACGACCCAGCcctgcaggagcaggcagcgAGGCAGGAGGCTGTGTGCCTCGGAGGCTTCGCCCGGGGAGGCTGATCCTGGTGGGCAGGCGAGGGAGGGACCCGGTTGTGCTCATCCCCGTCTGCTTGCTGGGCTCAGCCCTCCTCTGTGAGCGCAGTCGctttcctccccagcctgctccccccaggcagcagggagggctgcTGTTGCTAACATAACCGAATATATAAACTTGCTTTTCCTCCaagaattattttccttcttattgTCTACTGCATCCAGCCTGTCCCAGGCCCAGGGTCCCATCCCGGTGCACGGCAGACACCTCCCCAGGGCCGTGCCGCCGCCATCGTCCCCAGAGGTGTGCCCATGCCAGGCCCGTGTGCTGGGCATGTGGCAGGCTGGAGGACGGCAGCAGGTGGCCCTGGAGGCTCCCGGTCGGGCCGggggccctgcctcccccctcGGGGGCAGGGGACACAGGCTTTTGGCCGCCCACAGCTCCTGCCCGGCCGTTCCCAGCCCAGCGCGGGCCCGCGGCCCGCGGGTCGCCTCCCCCCGCAGGGCCCACGGGCGGTTTTGACGTCGGTATTTCTTCTCACGGAACGGCGGGGCCGGGCCAGCCGGCCCCGAGGGCAGGAGGCCCGGGCGGGCACAGccgccggggcggcgggagcgcggaGGAGCTCCCGGAGGGCCGTTCCCGCGGCTGCGTCCCGGCGAAGCAGCGCAACTAATAAAGTCTCTTTTCTAAACCACCAGCGTGCAGCCTCTTCGTGGCGGCGGCCAGAGCCTCGGGGGGACACCCCCGCCACGCCCGCGGGGAACGGTACGGCATCGCCCCACGCGGGGTCGCTGCCCGGCGCGGAGCACAGGGCCCGCCCGCGGCGGCGCTGCCCCTTTAaggggcggtggcggcggccgcgggccGCGCGCTGACGTCAGGGCGCTGCCCGGAACTCAGCTGGGTTTCCCGCACGGCCGTTCCCGGcagccgccgccccccccgccgcaccgccccctccccagctccgcCCAACGGCGGGAGGCGGCGCCGTCCGGGAACAgccggcacggggcagccccccccccccccgccccgccgcgagCCGTGATGAGGCGCGGGGGCGGCCGCGCTGATTGGCCGTCAGGGCCCGTCCCTCGCAGGGGCCGCGGGAGCGCAGAGCCGCTATTGGCCGCGCTCGGCGTGACGCGAGGgtggggcggggccgggcgggcagcAGGTTTCTCGTCACTCGGGCAGGGTCCGGACGCGATCGTCGCCGGCACCGGGAGCCgctgccccgccccgccccgcccgggaCCGCCGGTGAGCGCGGGGAgcggctggggggggacgggacgggactGTGGGGCCGGGGACC from Haliaeetus albicilla chromosome 7, bHalAlb1.1, whole genome shotgun sequence encodes:
- the CAVIN1 gene encoding caveolae-associated protein 1 isoform X2, producing MEDTTLQIIEPPTASEASEEQVPEEPIKSDQINGVMVLTLLDKIIGAVDQIQLTQTQLEERQQEMDSAVTSIQGELTKLTKAHTTTSNTVNKMLEKVRKVSVNVKTVRQNLEKQAGQIKKLEANEAELLKRRNFKVMIYQDEVKLPSKLSISKSLKEGEKLEKEGEGEEVPVGEDHGEEDHVQLSSDEEVEIEEIIEESRAERIKRSGMKRVDDFKKAFSKEKMEKTKLKTKENLEKTRHNLEKTRHNLEKRMNKLGTKIVTNERREKMKTSRDKLRKSFTPDHTIYARSKTAVYKVPPFTFHVKKIREGEVEVKATELVEVGGEEGENSDLLRGESPEMHTLLEITEESDAVLVDKSDSE
- the CAVIN1 gene encoding caveolae-associated protein 1 isoform X1; the protein is MELTHQQQTLEINAQEKGPSRKKQVTASPGSASQDSQAIMEDTTLQIIEPPTASEASEEQVPEEPIKSDQINGVMVLTLLDKIIGAVDQIQLTQTQLEERQQEMDSAVTSIQGELTKLTKAHTTTSNTVNKMLEKVRKVSVNVKTVRQNLEKQAGQIKKLEANEAELLKRRNFKVMIYQDEVKLPSKLSISKSLKEGEKLEKEGEGEEVPVGEDHGEEDHVQLSSDEEVEIEEIIEESRAERIKRSGMKRVDDFKKAFSKEKMEKTKLKTKENLEKTRHNLEKTRHNLEKRMNKLGTKIVTNERREKMKTSRDKLRKSFTPDHTIYARSKTAVYKVPPFTFHVKKIREGEVEVKATELVEVGGEEGENSDLLRGESPEMHTLLEITEESDAVLVDKSDSE